Within the Candidatus Limnocylindrales bacterium genome, the region GTCCGGTTGATCGACAGCAAGGGCGAACAGCTCGGCATCATGACGATGGCCGACGCCCGCGAGATCGCCGAAACGCGCGCCATGGACCTCGTCGAAGTGGCAGGCGATGCAACGCCGCCCGTCGTGCGCATCATGGACTTCCACAAGTTCCGCTACGAGGAACGAAAGAAGGTCCAGGAGTCGAAGAAAAAGAGCTCGTCGACTTCGCAGCAGATGAAGGAGGTCAAGCTCCGATCGCGCACCGAGGCGCACGACATCGAATTCAAGACGAGCCACATCAAGCGTTTCCTGGCCGCCGGGCACCGCGTGAAAGTCACGGTCTTCTTCAAAGGCCGTGAGATCACCCGGCCCGACATGG harbors:
- the infC gene encoding translation initiation factor IF-3, coding for MAKSQEFRINNEIRAREVRLIDSKGEQLGIMTMADAREIAETRAMDLVEVAGDATPPVVRIMDFHKFRYEERKKVQESKKKSSSTSQQMKEVKLRSRTEAHDIEFKTSHIKRFLAAGHRVKVTVFFKGREITRPDMGKQMLLKVLSTISDVASPEGEPRLEGRNMSVIVVPTKTPPKGERNAQV